From the genome of Candidatus Thermoplasmatota archaeon, one region includes:
- a CDS encoding tetratricopeptide repeat protein has product MKKQSKKKRVNNNKDGADLPIVEMVNFLLGSRRQKREGRRGQWLMKSVGDHEWMFLEPLEFDDVYDSFDDGCEFLEQGAVGRAEQLFRDVLRKAPLHIDALHHLAIILDEQGKKTEALQLWEQGVAIGRQAFPKTFAPGDRLEWGWLENRPFLRCLHGLALAVHDAGDAGRATCLLEELLSYNPDDNQGVRELLMGRYLETQQYQKAVLLGRKYPGDGLPGVLYGFPLALFRLGRYDQAKRKLLEAVKYSPKIAKELLKKNHKPPKSDMPGYITVGGWDEAYEYWRCFGRFWDEEALQWLRDTTKIEKIQLI; this is encoded by the coding sequence ATGAAAAAGCAATCAAAGAAAAAAAGAGTGAACAACAATAAAGATGGTGCTGATCTCCCTATCGTGGAGATGGTGAATTTTCTTCTTGGTTCTCGGAGACAGAAACGTGAGGGACGGCGGGGGCAATGGTTGATGAAATCAGTCGGTGATCATGAATGGATGTTTCTTGAACCACTGGAGTTTGATGATGTGTATGATTCCTTTGATGACGGGTGTGAGTTCCTTGAACAAGGAGCTGTTGGGAGGGCGGAGCAGTTGTTCCGTGATGTGCTGCGGAAAGCACCGTTGCATATTGATGCATTGCATCATCTCGCGATCATTCTTGATGAACAAGGAAAGAAGACAGAGGCGTTGCAGCTGTGGGAACAGGGTGTTGCGATTGGTCGACAGGCGTTTCCAAAAACGTTTGCTCCTGGTGATCGTCTTGAGTGGGGATGGCTGGAGAACCGTCCGTTTCTGCGGTGTCTTCATGGTCTTGCACTGGCGGTGCACGATGCTGGTGATGCAGGCAGAGCGACGTGTTTGCTTGAGGAACTCTTGTCGTATAACCCAGATGATAACCAAGGGGTGCGTGAGCTGCTCATGGGTCGGTATTTGGAGACGCAGCAGTATCAGAAAGCTGTTTTGTTAGGGAGGAAATATCCTGGTGATGGTTTACCTGGGGTCTTATACGGGTTTCCCTTAGCATTGTTTCGTCTTGGGAGGTATGATCAGGCGAAGCGAAAATTATTAGAAGCTGTGAAATATTCACCAAAGATAGCGAAAGAATTGTTAAAAAAGAATCATAAACCACCAAAAAGTGATATGCCTGGGTATATCACGGTCGGTGGTTGGGACGAGGCGTATGAGTACTGGCG
- the cas6 gene encoding CRISPR-associated endoribonuclease Cas6 translates to MRAKIQVHKTTSGILPFDYQYALASMLYRKLAVGNIRLANASHATDGFKLYTFSNFVFPRRRKAKGGLQFSDAYFFLSSPDVEFVRSFAEGLLQEPEFQLYGAYFVVTGIEILQDKEFRSPCVFKTLSPIFLKTQREKNGMLVEWDLYPTDGKFHENMHQNLVERYIEFYREKPRCDHFEILSVQSWKPKRIVIGGGLGATPRRCSLMTFTVDASTELLRFAYDAGFGEKNAMGFGCVDVVETRRNLKDEKAIKEKKSEQQ, encoded by the coding sequence ATGCGAGCAAAAATTCAAGTTCACAAAACCACGTCCGGTATCCTTCCCTTTGATTATCAATATGCGTTGGCATCGATGTTGTATCGGAAGCTTGCTGTTGGGAACATACGGTTAGCGAATGCGTCGCATGCAACCGATGGGTTTAAGTTGTATACGTTTTCGAATTTTGTTTTTCCCAGACGGAGGAAGGCAAAGGGTGGTTTGCAGTTCAGTGATGCCTATTTCTTTCTGTCGTCCCCTGATGTTGAGTTTGTACGAAGTTTTGCTGAAGGGTTGTTGCAGGAACCAGAGTTTCAGTTGTACGGGGCATATTTTGTGGTGACTGGAATTGAGATTTTACAGGATAAAGAGTTTCGGAGTCCCTGTGTTTTTAAGACGTTGAGTCCGATTTTTCTCAAGACGCAACGCGAAAAGAACGGCATGTTGGTTGAATGGGATTTGTATCCTACTGATGGGAAATTTCATGAGAATATGCATCAAAATCTGGTGGAACGGTACATTGAGTTTTATAGGGAGAAACCACGGTGTGATCATTTTGAGATTCTTTCTGTTCAGTCTTGGAAACCGAAACGGATTGTGATCGGTGGTGGTCTGGGTGCGACGCCCAGGCGCTGCTCGTTGATGACGTTTACCGTTGATGCAAGCACAGAGTTGCTTCGGTTTGCGTATGATGCAGGTTTTGGTGAGAAGAATGCGATGGGGTTTGGATGTGTAGATGTTGTTGAAACACGGAGGAATCTGAAGGATGAAAAAGCAATCAAAGAAAAAAAGAGTGAACAACAATAA